The Methylomonas sp. UP202 DNA window GGGCCGTTGCTGCGCGTGGTTTGGTTCGAGCTAGGCAATGGCGAGCGGCGCGTGCTGATCGTCATTCACCACTTAGTGGTTGACGGCGTATCCTGGCGCATTTTGTTGGAAGACTTGGAAAGCGTTTGCCGGCAAGGCATGGCCGGTCAAAGTTTAAGTCTACCGGCCAAAACGACGTCTTTTCAACATTGGGCCGCGCGCCAACTGCAACTGACGCGCGACGGCAGTTTGGACTTGCATGCCGATTACTGGCTGGACCCGCGTCGCCGGCAAGTCGAGGCATTATCGGCCGACGAGGCGGACGGTGCCAATCTGGCCGGTTTGGAATACGAAGTCGTCATTGCGCTGAGCGAGGAGCAGACGCGTTATTTGCTGCAAGAGGTCGCGGCCGCCTACCGGACGCAGATCGACGATCTCTTATGGACGGCATTAATTTTGAGCTTGCACGACTGGCAAGACGAAAGAGTATCTTCGCTCGGCCGAGACGCTACCCGCTATTGGTTGATCGACCGCGAAGGCCACGGTCGCGAACACTTGGCTGATGACCTCGACGTGTCGCGAACCGTCGGCTGGTTTACCAGCGTTTATCCGCTGTTATTGACGGTCGATGCCGAGGCCGGCTTGGCGCAAACGCTGAAAAGCGTCAAAGAACAATTGCGGGCCGTCCCGGCGAACGGCATAAGCTACGGCCTGCTGCGCTATTTATCGGCCGATGCCGAAACCCGGCAGCGCTTGGCCGACTTACCGCAGGCCGAGATCATTTTCAATTACTTGGGACAGCTCGACCGGGGATTGGCGGCGGACGGCTTGTTCGCGCCGGCTTCGGAGGCGGTAGGGCCTAGCCATGCCGCCGCCGGCGAACGCTGCTACGAACTCGACGTCGTGGCCGGCATACAAGGCGAGCGTTTGCAATTGAGCTGGCGTTATAGCCGCGAACGCTACCACCGCGACAGCCTAGAAAAATTAGCCGAGCGTTACTTGCAGCATTTGCAAACGCTGATAGTGCATTGCCGTTTAGCCGAAAACGGCGGCTACACGCCGTCGGATTTCCCGCTGGCCGCCTTAAACCAAACCCAATTGGACGCGTTACACTTGCCGGTACGGCAGATCGACGATCTTTATCCCTTGGCACCCTTGCAACAAGGCTTAATGTTTCACAGCCTGTACGAACCGGACACTCAAGCGTATCGCATACAACTGGCTTGCCGCTTGCAAGGGCCGCTCGATATGGCCGCTTTCCGCGAGGCTTGGCAGCAACTATTGGTGAGGCATGCCGTTTTGCGTAGCCGTTTTCTGCTGCAAGGCGGCGAACAGGCCTTGCAAATCGTCGAGCGCCAAACCAGTTTGGCGATTGCCGAGCACGATTGGCGGCAAGACACGGCGAGCGAACGGCAGGCACGTTGGCTGGCGTTGCAAGCCGCCGATCATGCGCAAGGCTTCGATTTCAACCAAGCGCCGCTGATGCGCTTGAATGTGGTCGAATGCCAAGCGGACGAACATTACCTGCTGTGGAGTTACCATCATATCTTGATCGACGGCTGGAGCATGCCGTTGCTGATCAAAGAAGTCTTCACGACTTACCATGCCTTGCGGCAGGGCGAACGGCCCAAATTGGCGCCGGTTCAAGCTTACCGCGACTATATCGCTTGGTTGCAGGCACAGGACAAACAAGCGGCCGAAGCGTACTGGCGGCAGCAATTGGCCGGCTTCGAAGCGGCCACCGTGCTCGGCGCCGACCGAGGCGTCGGTAGTAAAACTTGGGTGGGCGAAATCCGTAGCGGCAGCCTGAGCTTAACGGCGGCAGCCAGCCAAGCGTTGCAGCGCTACGTCCGCCACCGGCAAATCACGCTCAACACCTTGGCGCAAGCCGCGTGGGGATTGTTGCTCAGCCACTATAGCGGCAACGGCGACGTGGTGTTCGGCATCACGGTCTCCGGCCGTCCGGCGGAATTGGCCGGCATCGAAAACCAAGTTGGTCTGTTCATCAACACGCTGCCGATGCGGGTTAGTATCGATCCGCAGCAGACGGTTGGCGATTGCTTGCAAGCCTTATTCGCCCAGAATCAGGCGATGCGCCGTTACGAATACTCACCGTTGGCGCAAGTGCAAACCTGGTCCGAGATCGGACGCGGTCAAGCCTTATTCGAAAGCCTTTTGGTCTTCGAAAACTACCCGATCGACCAAGCGCTGGCGACGATAGGCGGCGAGTTACGCATAGACGAGGTGGTCGGCAAGGACCCGACCAATTATCCACTGACGTTGACGGTTTTCCCCGGCGATAACTTGCGCTTAGAGCTCCACTATGACGACGGCCGCTTCTCGGCCGACGAGGTGACTCGGATGTTGGCGCATTTGCAACAACTGCTAGAGGCTTTTGTCGAGCAGCCGGACGCCAAGCTGGCGAATTTGCCGACGCTAACGCCGGCTGAGCGCCAACAAATCCTAAATGCTTGGAACGCGACCGAAGTTGAATATCCGCAAGGCCGTTGCATTCACCAGTTGTTCGAGGCTCAAGTCGAGAAAACGCCGAACGCCGTTGCATTGAGCTTCGAAGACAACAGTCTGACTTACGCCGAACTGAATGCTAAAGCCAATCAACTAGCGCATTATTTGATCGAGCACGGCGTCGGCCCGGACGTGCTGGTGGGTATCTGCATCGAGCGCTCGTTGGAGATGGTGATCGGCCTGCTGGGCATCTTGAAGGCAGGCGGCGCTTACGTGCCGCTCGATCCTCACTATCCCGAGGAACGTTTGGCGTTTATGTTGGGCGACATCGCGCCGATTGCGGTTTTGACTCAGGCCGAATTCGCCGGCCTCGGCTTCGGTACGGCTCAGACTTTGAGTTTGGATAGCGATTGGGCGACGATAGAAACTTATTCGGTAGCCAATCCGCGGTCCGACATCAGGCTGGAAAATCTGGCCTATTGCATTTATACCTCGGGTTCCACTGGCCAACCCAAAGGTGCCGGCGTGCCGCATCGAGGCATCTTGAATAGGCTGCAATGGATGCAGGCCGAATACCGGCTGGACGGCAACGATCATGTGTTGCAGAAAACCCCGTACAGCTTCGACGTCTCGGTCTGGGAATTCTTCTGGCCGCTGATGATCGGCGCGCGGTTAGTGGTCGTTTCGCCTGAATTGCACAAAGACAGCTTCGGTCTGGTCGATCTGATCCGCCGCGAAGGCGTTACCACCCTTCATTTCGTGCCGTCGATGCTGCAAGCCTTCGTCGAAACGCCGGAGGTCGAACAGTGCAGAAGTGTGAAACGGGTGATTTGCAGCGGCGAAGCCCTGCCGGCCGATTTGGTTCAGCGTTTTCAACAAAAACTGTCGGCGGAATTGCATAACCTCTACGGCCCGACCGAAGCCTCGGTGGACGTCAGCTACTGGGCTTGTCCTGCGGAATGCCGGGAAGCTGCGATTCCGATCGGTCGACCGATCGCCAACATCCGGCTATATATCCTGGACCGCAACCTAAACCTCGTGCCGGCCGGCACGCCCGGCGAATTGCACATCGCCGGCATAGGCTTGGGGCGAGGCTATTTGCAGCGTCCCGGCTTGACGGCGGAAAAATTTATTCCCGATCCCTACGGCCCTGCCGGCAGCCGGATGTACAAATCCGGCGACCTGGCGCGCTACCGGGCGGACGGCGCCATTGATTATCTGGGCCGCATCGATCATCAGGTCAAGATCAGAGGTTTCAGGATAGAACTGGGCGAGATCGAAGCGCAGTTGCTGGCGCATCCGGAAGTCAAAGAAGCCACGGTGTTGGCAAGGGAAGATCAGCCGGGCGACAAACGGCTGGTGGCTTATCTGGTGGAAGATCAGCTTGGCGCCTTGATCATCGACGAATTGAAATTCCAACTCAAACAAGCTTTACCGGACTACATGGTGCCCACTGCCTTCGTTGTACTGGAACAAATGCCGCTTTCCGCCAACGGCAAGTTGGATAGGAAGCGCTTACCTGCACCGGACCTCGGCGAACAGCTCAGCAAACTATACGTCGCGCCGCGCACCGACACCGAAACCCTGTTGGCCGAAATTTGGCGGGAAGTGTTGGGCGTCGAAAAAGTCGGCGTCGAAGACGATTTTTTCGAATTGGGCGGGCACTCGCTGCTGGCGACGCAATTGTTTTTCCTCGCTCAAAAACGCTTGGCAACTACAGCAACATTTAAGGCATTTTTATCAGTACCGACAATTGCCGCGCAGGCGCGGTTGCTTGCCGATGGACATTCGGCCGAATTGAGCATTGATCTAGAGGCAGAAGCACGGCTGGAGTCGTCTATTGTGCCGTTGACGGGCGACAGCATCGATGTTGCAGCGGCTCAAGTAGTGTTGTTGACCGGAGCAACCGGGTTTCTGGGGGTGTTTATATTGGCCGATCTGCTGGCGTTGACTAAGGCAAGGATCTATTGCTTGGTCAGGGCTGAAAACGAGAAACAGGCGCAGATTCGGTTGCAACGTCAGGTCGATCAATACGAGTTGTCGGATCGGGTCGATTTCTCGAGGATCGTGGCCGTTTGCGGCGATTTGGCTCTGCCTAGACTCGGGTTGAACGACAGTCGCCATCAAGAAATTGCCGATCGCGTTGAGGTCATTTACCACAACGGTGCTTTGGTTAATTTCGTTCAACCTTATCAGGCCCTAAAGGCCGCGAATGTCTCGGGAACCGAAGAAGTCTTACGTTTGGCGTGTTGTGGCAGGGCTAAGGCTGTTCATTACGTGTCTACGGTATCGGTCTTCAGCGAGCCACCACGCCAAATTAGCGGTCATCGGGAAATGGACGATCCGGAACAACGCGGCAATCTGCCTAACGGTTATGCGCAAAGCAAGTGGGTCGCCGAGAAATTGGTGATGGCAGCCAAAGCAAGAGGATTTCAAGTCAGTATCTACCGTCCGGCTATCGTGGCTGGCGACAGCCATACCGGAGCCTGGAATACAGGAGATTTTTGGTGTTGTTTGATTAAAGGCTGCATTCAAATGGGTTATGCGCCTAGCGAGCGTTTTAGAGTGGATATGGCGCCGGTCGATTATATGAGCCGCTCGATCGTCATGTTGTCGTTACAAGCGAATGCTGTTGGAAGCGTGTTTCATCTGAATCATCCGCAGCCGCCTTATTCCGATCAGTGGCTGGATTGCTTTGCAAATCTGGGCTACTCGGTGCAACGCGTTTCTTATCGGGATTGGCTGGAAAAAGTTCTGGTGTTCGGAAACGCTTATCCGGAAGACTTTGCGTTAGCGTCGCTGTTGTCGTCGTTCGCAGAGCAACTTCGCGATGGCGTTACGCAATTATCGGAAGACCAGGTTATGCAATACGACTGTCGTGTAACCCATCAGGCGTTGTTGGATTTAGGTGTGAGATGTGCGCCAATGGATGAAGCTGGTATGGCTCGTTATCAAGCGTATTGGATAAAAAAAGGCTTTATTTCAAGACCTTGAAGTTCTGATGACTCCCGTAGAGTTGAATATAAAAAATCGAAGATGAGGAAAAACTGAGAGTAAATCTTCCTCTAGACATCATAAAAATAAATTTGACCTTATAAAATTAGGACTATAGCAATGAGATATAAAAAGTTTTGGAATATCGGGCAACAAGCGTTAAAAAGGAAGCGGTTAATCAAGAGCAATATGATGAGTGGAATGTTAGTGACGGTTCTGGGGTATACCGATGTTGCTTTAGGAATAGAAAATGTCGATAAAAAAATATTGCTTGATATACCAAGCGGCTCGTTAAATTCATCATTGAATAAGTTTTCAGAAGTCGCTGGAGTGGAGTTAAATTATCAGGCCGATTTAACTTCGAAATTAAGCACGTCAGGGGTGAAAGGCTTTTATACTGTAAAAGAAGGATTAATAGAATTATTAAAAGGAACGGGGTTGAGCTATCACATTACGAAAGATAATATGTTAGTTATGGGAAAAGCAGTTGATACTGAGCCTCAATCGACAGCGACGACATTACCCAGTGTAAGTGTTACGGCGTTAATGATTCGTAGCTCAGACGCAGACACAAACGAAACCTATAATATTACTAAGAGTAATACCGCCACTAAAACCGATACGCCGATAATCGAAACTCCTTTTTCTCTGCAAGCGGTGACTCAAGAAGTGATCAACGACCAACAGAGTATTCGCGTCGAAGATGCGTTAAGAAATGTCAGTAATATCATGACGCAGACGCCTAACGGCGGTCAGTTCGACGGTTTTGTCGTTCGAGGGTTTCCGCAAGCGACTTTGTTTAAAGACGGTTTTCGTTTTCCAAGTAAAGATTATGCTGCTATTGGGCCGCGTGATCTTAGCAATATCGATCATATTGAAGTTTTGAAAGGACCGGCATCGTTGTTGTACGGCAGGATAGAGCCGGGCGGCATGATTAATCTAGTTAGTAAAAAACCTTTAGAGTCCGCCCATTATTCTTTACAGCAGCAGTTCGGTTCGTTCGATCATTATCGTACCGTAGCCGATGCCACAGGCCCTTTAACTGATGATAAGTCGCTGCTTTATCGGATTAATTTAGGCTATGAAAGCACAAGTTCGTTTATAGATTTTAACGGTACGGATCGAGTGTCCGTTGCGCCACGATTACGTTGGAAGCCCAGCGACGATACGGTATTTGATTTGGAATACCAACACCTGCAAGGGGATGTGACAACTTTTACCGGTGTTCCGGCTATTACTTTGGCCTCAGGCGGTATTGTCGGCAATCGGCCGTTGCCGCTAAATAGAAGTTTTTTCAAAGGCGAACCATATAACGGCCTAGCTTTCAATGAAGATATGGTCGATTTTAATTGGTCGCATAATTTCAATAAGGATTGGAAGATTAATCAACGCTTTAGTTACGACCACAGTAGGACATCCGGCGAATTTACACTTGGTTTATTATTTAAAGATAATATGGTCGATTTGTTACGCCGAGAGTCGGAAGTTCAGACCGAGCAAGATACTTTTTCTACTGGTATTGATTTGACGGGTAATTTTAAGACTTTCGGTTACCAGCATACCTTATTGGCTGGTGCGGATTATTATCATGCCGACATGCAGCAAGCCTATAATTCGATATATCCTGGCCAACTGGGTGGACGTTTATTGAATGTTTATAATCCAATCCATAATTCGGTCCAGCCTATTTTCGATCCCAATAAAGCCAAATTAAATAATGTAGTCAATGATTGGTTCGGCTTATATTTTCAGGATCAGTTTCAGTTGCCGTTCGATTTACAGTTGTTAGCCGGTTTACGCTACGATGAAGCGCGAGTACAGCAGGTGGTTAATATTCGAAATCCCGTTGAACGTCCGCAAGGTATTACCGAAATGAAAAATACGACCGGTGTCGTAAAGCCTAGGGTTGGGTTAGTTTGGCATCCTATTAAAGAGTTTTCTCTCTACGGTAACTATGTCGAAAACTTAGGAAATACCCCGTTAACGACAGTAGGCTCTAGTTTAAAAGCCGAGCAAGCTCAACAATGGGAAGTTGGTGCTAAAACCGAATTGGCTGATGGTCGATTAACCGCTTCTTTGGCTTATTACGAGTTGACTAAGCAAAATATTCCGGTGCCATATTTGGATACGGGTTATATGATTCCGGTTGGAGAGGCAAGGAGCCAGGGCGTTGAACTCGATATTACCGGTGAAGTGTTGCCGAATTGGAAGATTATTGCCTCTTATGCGCATATGAATACGGAAATAACTAAAGATGCTTCCGGTTTGCAAGGTCACCAGTTATCGAACGCCCCTAGAAATAGCGGCAGTTTATGGAATACTTATGCTTTTGACGATGATTTATTACGAGGATTTAAAGTG harbors:
- a CDS encoding non-ribosomal peptide synthetase gives rise to the protein MSLNAVFSLLKSRNIALLEEEGELVIRAPQGAMDEDLLARLKLHKQGLLTALRNGRDVSITPQMLTLVELSQEEIDAIVANVDGGAANIQDIYPLAPLQEGILFHHLLESQGDPYVTRTQIVFENRRYLDHFLAALQTVIERHDILRSAMHWQGLRQPVQVVQRRAKLPVHDLYGGDAEARLSAATDPRQCRMNLQQAPLLQVYIAAEQDGLGWRLVLLNHHLIDDNYTLQLVLSEIRLLLAGRGDELRAPLPYRNFIARMRRTSQAEHEAYFREQLSDVYETTAPFGLLNVQGDGGKVEEATLRLDTELSRRIRDTARSCSVSPAGLLHAVWAVVMGRCSGRDDVVFGTVLSGRLHGGVGAERAVGMFINTLPIRVPLGRHACREVVALTHRRLNSLLAHEQASLATAQRCSAVPSGMPLFTTLINYRHAAIVEADDKALTVWEGARVLFSEERSNYPLTLTVDDFGDEFALSVQAAPEIDPLRIVDYMRTVVEGLVEALRHNPDKAVAEIAMLSAAEKRELLFDWNATAVDYPEASCLQALFEAQVEKTPDAVALSFEDNSLTYAELNAKANQLAHYLIEHGVGPDVLVGICIERSLEMVIGLLGVLKAGGAYVPLDPHYPEERLRYMLDDAGVSLLLTRSGLVELTDFDRQRSFYLDADWLQAAFYPAHNPAVRNRSQDLAYIIYTSGSTGQPKGVAVAHGNALHSTQARFGYYADPVEAYLLLSSFAFDSSVAGIFWTLGQGGCLCLPSEEAGKDPAALAALIERQRVSHLLALPSLYGLLLEQAPERMSSLKAAIVAGEACATEVVKRHFAILPVVKLYNEYGPTEGTVWSSVYQAGLDDLDRTLAIGRPVANVRLYILDKSLNPLPVGVAGELYIGGAGIVRGYLNRPELTAERFIPDPFLAGSGRLYRTGDLARYRADGAIEFLGRIDHQVKIRGFRIELGEIEAELLKQPAVKEAVVMAREDQPGDKRLVAYVVEAQAGGLQAGDLKDELRQTLPDYMLPGAFVILEQMPLSANGKLDRKRLPAPDWNGQAAGRYEAPQNAVEAALAQIWQGLLSVEGVGRHDNFFALGGDSILSIQMVSRARQSGIVVTPKQLFERPTIAELAMVAETASTAVAEQGIVTGDVSLTPIQYWFFEQGFADPHHWNQALMLSVKPGLTPALFEAALRKLLVQHDALRMRFTEETGRWRQSNLGEETHPFFECVDLSAVPGEQRSDLLQAKAGACQASLNLSQGPLLRVVWFELGNGERRVLIVIHHLVVDGVSWRILLEDLESVCRQGMAGQSLSLPAKTTSFQHWAARQLQLTRDGSLDLHADYWLDPRRRQVEALSADEADGANLAGLEYEVVIALSEEQTRYLLQEVAAAYRTQIDDLLWTALILSLHDWQDERVSSLGRDATRYWLIDREGHGREHLADDLDVSRTVGWFTSVYPLLLTVDAEAGLAQTLKSVKEQLRAVPANGISYGLLRYLSADAETRQRLADLPQAEIIFNYLGQLDRGLAADGLFAPASEAVGPSHAAAGERCYELDVVAGIQGERLQLSWRYSRERYHRDSLEKLAERYLQHLQTLIVHCRLAENGGYTPSDFPLAALNQTQLDALHLPVRQIDDLYPLAPLQQGLMFHSLYEPDTQAYRIQLACRLQGPLDMAAFREAWQQLLVRHAVLRSRFLLQGGEQALQIVERQTSLAIAEHDWRQDTASERQARWLALQAADHAQGFDFNQAPLMRLNVVECQADEHYLLWSYHHILIDGWSMPLLIKEVFTTYHALRQGERPKLAPVQAYRDYIAWLQAQDKQAAEAYWRQQLAGFEAATVLGADRGVGSKTWVGEIRSGSLSLTAAASQALQRYVRHRQITLNTLAQAAWGLLLSHYSGNGDVVFGITVSGRPAELAGIENQVGLFINTLPMRVSIDPQQTVGDCLQALFAQNQAMRRYEYSPLAQVQTWSEIGRGQALFESLLVFENYPIDQALATIGGELRIDEVVGKDPTNYPLTLTVFPGDNLRLELHYDDGRFSADEVTRMLAHLQQLLEAFVEQPDAKLANLPTLTPAERQQILNAWNATEVEYPQGRCIHQLFEAQVEKTPNAVALSFEDNSLTYAELNAKANQLAHYLIEHGVGPDVLVGICIERSLEMVIGLLGILKAGGAYVPLDPHYPEERLAFMLGDIAPIAVLTQAEFAGLGFGTAQTLSLDSDWATIETYSVANPRSDIRLENLAYCIYTSGSTGQPKGAGVPHRGILNRLQWMQAEYRLDGNDHVLQKTPYSFDVSVWEFFWPLMIGARLVVVSPELHKDSFGLVDLIRREGVTTLHFVPSMLQAFVETPEVEQCRSVKRVICSGEALPADLVQRFQQKLSAELHNLYGPTEASVDVSYWACPAECREAAIPIGRPIANIRLYILDRNLNLVPAGTPGELHIAGIGLGRGYLQRPGLTAEKFIPDPYGPAGSRMYKSGDLARYRADGAIDYLGRIDHQVKIRGFRIELGEIEAQLLAHPEVKEATVLAREDQPGDKRLVAYLVEDQLGALIIDELKFQLKQALPDYMVPTAFVVLEQMPLSANGKLDRKRLPAPDLGEQLSKLYVAPRTDTETLLAEIWREVLGVEKVGVEDDFFELGGHSLLATQLFFLAQKRLATTATFKAFLSVPTIAAQARLLADGHSAELSIDLEAEARLESSIVPLTGDSIDVAAAQVVLLTGATGFLGVFILADLLALTKARIYCLVRAENEKQAQIRLQRQVDQYELSDRVDFSRIVAVCGDLALPRLGLNDSRHQEIADRVEVIYHNGALVNFVQPYQALKAANVSGTEEVLRLACCGRAKAVHYVSTVSVFSEPPRQISGHREMDDPEQRGNLPNGYAQSKWVAEKLVMAAKARGFQVSIYRPAIVAGDSHTGAWNTGDFWCCLIKGCIQMGYAPSERFRVDMAPVDYMSRSIVMLSLQANAVGSVFHLNHPQPPYSDQWLDCFANLGYSVQRVSYRDWLEKVLVFGNAYPEDFALASLLSSFAEQLRDGVTQLSEDQVMQYDCRVTHQALLDLGVRCAPMDEAGMARYQAYWIKKGFISRP
- a CDS encoding TonB-dependent receptor, which translates into the protein MRYKKFWNIGQQALKRKRLIKSNMMSGMLVTVLGYTDVALGIENVDKKILLDIPSGSLNSSLNKFSEVAGVELNYQADLTSKLSTSGVKGFYTVKEGLIELLKGTGLSYHITKDNMLVMGKAVDTEPQSTATTLPSVSVTALMIRSSDADTNETYNITKSNTATKTDTPIIETPFSLQAVTQEVINDQQSIRVEDALRNVSNIMTQTPNGGQFDGFVVRGFPQATLFKDGFRFPSKDYAAIGPRDLSNIDHIEVLKGPASLLYGRIEPGGMINLVSKKPLESAHYSLQQQFGSFDHYRTVADATGPLTDDKSLLYRINLGYESTSSFIDFNGTDRVSVAPRLRWKPSDDTVFDLEYQHLQGDVTTFTGVPAITLASGGIVGNRPLPLNRSFFKGEPYNGLAFNEDMVDFNWSHNFNKDWKINQRFSYDHSRTSGEFTLGLLFKDNMVDLLRRESEVQTEQDTFSTGIDLTGNFKTFGYQHTLLAGADYYHADMQQAYNSIYPGQLGGRLLNVYNPIHNSVQPIFDPNKAKLNNVVNDWFGLYFQDQFQLPFDLQLLAGLRYDEARVQQVVNIRNPVERPQGITEMKNTTGVVKPRVGLVWHPIKEFSLYGNYVENLGNTPLTTVGSSLKAEQAQQWEVGAKTELADGRLTASLAYYELTKQNIPVPYLDTGYMIPVGEARSQGVELDITGEVLPNWKIIASYAHMNTEITKDASGLQGHQLSNAPRNSGSLWNTYAFDDDLLRGFKVGAGVVARSQRQGDPENDFQLPGYAIVNLMAGYELKIGKTKLSAQFNVENLLDKYYFSESGGFRGASIYGTPRSYMGTLKLNF